In the genome of Nocardioides seonyuensis, one region contains:
- a CDS encoding biotin-dependent carboxyltransferase family protein, whose product MSIEVVDPGPLTTIQDLGRVGLAHLGVPRAGAADRGSADLANRLVGNPAEAAVLETTMGGVTLRPLRAVTLAVTGATCEVRCGGRAAAHGLPLTVPAGTVVEVGPASQGVRSYVAFAGGLAVEPVLGSRSTDTLAWVGPPPLAAGQRLPVGVPASAPAPVDAAPSTQHPRVLTLVRGPRADWVDDDAWRALDGSVFSVGAASDRVGLRLEGPVVRRATSRELASEGMVLGAVQLPPSGQPIVFLADHPTTGGYPVIGLVGRRQLDACAQWRPGEQVTVRVDRSLPPDPRR is encoded by the coding sequence ATGAGCATCGAGGTGGTCGATCCGGGGCCGCTGACCACGATCCAGGACCTGGGCCGGGTCGGTCTCGCCCATCTGGGGGTGCCCCGGGCTGGAGCAGCCGATCGCGGTTCTGCCGACCTCGCCAACCGTCTGGTGGGCAACCCTGCCGAGGCTGCGGTGCTGGAGACGACCATGGGGGGCGTCACCCTCCGGCCCCTGCGGGCGGTCACGCTGGCCGTCACCGGCGCCACGTGCGAGGTGCGGTGTGGAGGTCGGGCTGCTGCCCACGGCCTTCCGCTCACGGTCCCGGCCGGCACCGTCGTGGAGGTGGGGCCCGCATCCCAGGGGGTGCGCTCGTACGTCGCGTTCGCCGGAGGCCTCGCGGTCGAGCCGGTCCTCGGCTCGCGCTCGACGGACACGCTGGCGTGGGTGGGTCCGCCTCCGCTCGCGGCGGGTCAGCGGCTGCCGGTGGGTGTCCCGGCATCTGCGCCGGCGCCGGTGGACGCTGCACCCTCGACACAGCACCCACGAGTGCTCACCCTGGTTCGTGGTCCTCGTGCTGACTGGGTGGACGATGACGCCTGGCGCGCGCTCGACGGGTCCGTCTTCTCGGTCGGGGCGGCCTCCGACCGTGTCGGGCTGCGCCTGGAGGGCCCTGTCGTACGACGAGCGACCTCACGGGAGCTCGCCAGCGAGGGGATGGTGCTGGGTGCCGTGCAGCTGCCCCCCTCCGGGCAGCCGATCGTGTTCCTGGCCGACCATCCGACGACGGGCGGCTACCCCGTCATCGGTCTCGTGGGTCGCAGGCAGCTCGACGCCTGTGCCCAGTGGCGCCCCGGCGAGCAGGTCACGGTGCGGGTGGATCGGTCGCTGCCTCCTGACCCTCGTCGCTAG
- a CDS encoding DNA polymerase IV — MRGSASVLHLDLDAFFASVEQRDKPSLRGKPVVVGGTSGRGVVATASYEARAFGVHSAMSTREARARCPHAAFLSGRFDAYRETSRLVMGLLREVSPLVEPLSLDEAFVDLEVAAALGGLDIASVTAFGEELRRRVCEVTGGLTATVGIASSKFMAKVASELDKPDGLTVVAPGDELDLLRPMSVSVIPGVGPATRERLRRAGIHVVHDLEQVSEDELVRLLGKAQGHGLWRLARAQDDRPVVAEREAKSVSVEGTYDTDLTDRRLMEGLLTRQANQVGARLRRHGLSGRTVSIKVRLHDFTTLSRSSTLPSPTDNGATVGRVARSLLADLDTTGGVRLLGVGVSGLADWVQDDLFGEVENEREEVLVLPDAPRRTWSPGIDVMHEELGPGWVWGSGKGVVTVRFETASSGPGPVRSFPVDDPMLSRPAPVASDEGQEAATDPPAP; from the coding sequence ATGCGGGGCTCAGCCTCGGTCCTCCACCTCGACCTGGACGCCTTCTTCGCCTCGGTCGAGCAGCGCGACAAGCCCTCCCTGCGGGGCAAGCCGGTCGTCGTCGGTGGCACGAGCGGTCGGGGCGTCGTGGCCACGGCGTCCTACGAGGCCCGGGCCTTCGGGGTCCACTCGGCGATGTCCACCCGCGAGGCGCGGGCACGCTGTCCTCATGCGGCCTTCCTGTCGGGGCGGTTCGACGCCTACCGGGAGACGAGTCGTCTCGTCATGGGCCTGCTCCGAGAAGTCTCGCCCCTGGTCGAGCCCCTGTCCTTGGACGAGGCATTCGTCGACCTGGAGGTCGCTGCCGCCCTCGGGGGCCTCGACATCGCGTCGGTGACCGCGTTCGGCGAGGAGCTGCGGAGGCGGGTCTGCGAGGTGACGGGCGGCCTGACCGCCACCGTGGGCATCGCGTCGTCCAAGTTCATGGCCAAGGTCGCCAGCGAGCTCGACAAGCCCGACGGACTCACCGTCGTCGCTCCTGGCGACGAGCTCGACCTCCTGCGTCCGATGTCGGTCTCGGTGATCCCGGGTGTCGGCCCGGCCACGAGGGAGCGCCTGCGTCGTGCGGGGATCCACGTCGTGCACGACCTGGAGCAGGTGAGCGAGGACGAGCTCGTGAGGTTGCTCGGGAAGGCCCAGGGGCACGGCCTCTGGCGACTGGCCCGCGCCCAGGACGACCGCCCTGTCGTCGCCGAGCGGGAGGCGAAGTCGGTGAGCGTCGAGGGCACCTACGACACCGACCTGACCGACCGCCGCCTGATGGAGGGCCTGCTGACACGCCAGGCCAACCAGGTGGGCGCGCGCCTGCGCAGGCATGGGCTCTCCGGCCGCACGGTGAGCATCAAGGTGCGGCTGCACGACTTCACCACGCTCAGCCGCTCGAGCACGCTCCCGAGCCCGACCGACAACGGAGCCACGGTGGGACGGGTGGCACGCTCGCTGCTCGCCGACCTGGACACCACAGGCGGCGTGCGCCTGCTCGGCGTCGGGGTCTCCGGCCTCGCTGACTGGGTCCAGGACGACCTGTTCGGAGAGGTGGAGAACGAGCGGGAGGAGGTCCTCGTCCTGCCCGATGCCCCGCGACGGACGTGGTCCCCGGGGATCGACGTGATGCACGAGGAGCTCGGTCCGGGCTGGGTCTGGGGCTCTGGCAAGGGGGTCGTGACGGTGCGCTTCGAGACTGCCTCGTCCGGGCCCGGCCCGGTGAGGTCCTTCCCCGTCGACGACCCGATGCTGAGTCGGCCGGCCCCGGTCGCTAGCGACGAGGGTCAGGAGGCAGCGACCGATCCACCCGCACCGTGA
- a CDS encoding DUF4192 domain-containing protein — MNSNPFPAHDQQHESRTGPGPLVVKRPEDLLAFVPLAIGFTPERSVVMLTFDGRGSSFHARVDLPAEIDDVDDLVETLLAPARRHRVSSVIFVIYDDDTVVADESAWSLHESFGAAGIAVTDVLRAHEGMWFAVLPGRPREHYAGVSFDVSTHPFTARGVFEGRVTHRSREDLRASLAPRPDEVEETVAALCTAAPLPESEVRALVLGALHGDPLAAPDLARLALALASPSARDEAWSWLTRSQARAAADLWSDVVRRVPTTHVAAPAAVLAMAAWLAGEGALAWCAVDRCREVEPQHSLATLVAGLLESAASPEVWHELRPDPAA, encoded by the coding sequence ATGAACTCGAATCCCTTTCCCGCCCATGACCAGCAGCACGAGAGCCGGACCGGCCCGGGACCGCTCGTGGTGAAGCGACCCGAGGACCTCCTCGCGTTCGTGCCCCTCGCAATCGGCTTCACCCCCGAGCGCTCGGTCGTGATGCTCACCTTCGACGGTCGCGGCAGCTCGTTCCACGCCCGCGTGGACCTGCCAGCCGAGATCGACGACGTGGACGACCTCGTCGAGACCCTGCTCGCCCCCGCGCGGCGTCACCGAGTCTCCTCGGTCATCTTCGTCATCTACGACGACGACACCGTCGTCGCCGACGAGAGCGCCTGGTCCCTGCACGAGTCCTTCGGAGCTGCGGGCATCGCCGTCACCGACGTGCTGCGGGCCCACGAGGGGATGTGGTTCGCGGTGCTTCCGGGGCGGCCGCGGGAGCACTACGCAGGTGTGAGCTTCGACGTCTCGACACACCCGTTCACGGCGCGGGGCGTGTTCGAGGGCAGGGTCACCCACCGCTCGCGCGAAGACCTGCGGGCATCGCTGGCCCCCAGGCCCGATGAGGTGGAGGAGACGGTCGCTGCGTTGTGCACGGCGGCACCGCTTCCCGAGAGCGAGGTCCGTGCCCTGGTCCTGGGCGCCCTGCACGGCGACCCGCTCGCGGCGCCCGACCTTGCGCGCCTGGCCCTGGCCCTGGCGTCGCCCTCCGCGCGGGACGAGGCCTGGTCCTGGCTGACACGGTCGCAGGCCCGTGCCGCAGCGGACCTGTGGTCCGACGTCGTGCGTCGCGTCCCGACAACCCACGTGGCGGCTCCTGCCGCGGTCCTTGCCATGGCGGCCTGGTTGGCAGGGGAGGGCGCGCTCGCGTGGTGTGCCGTCGACAGGTGCCGCGAGGTCGAGCCGCAGCACTCCCTGGCCACCCTGGTGGCCGGCCTGCTCGAGTCGGCGGCGTCCCCGGAGGTCTGGCACGAGCTCCGTCCCGACCCAGCGGCCTGA